One Cumulibacter manganitolerans DNA window includes the following coding sequences:
- a CDS encoding SCO6880 family protein translates to MPTATERKTPGSELTPMKFSRLTRRGVLLGLSVSQLITLGIGGLALLAAFYGGAGMLLAYTAPIWLLAVVLTWVSIAGRPMVEWLPVACWWLWRSTGGQLLYRRRIVKPRPAGSLALPGDMARLREHLDRETGACMIHDPRQATLTVVTEVTHPAFILLDPGEQERRVTSWGRVLATVCRSGRIATLQVLERTLPDSGSGLAEWWAEHGTDDGSWAATTYRELIERAGPAGERHATTVSLSLDMKVAGRQIRTAGGGIRGAAAVLRQEMATLVAALRSADLTPSGWLGPGQVAVILRSAYDPAVAATLERHGRLGQELAAAGPVAVTETWGNLRTDSAWHTVLWVSEWPRSLVYPGFLAPVLLSTGIQRSVSLIYTPMRSDQAARDIRKKKVEHISDAAQRARIGQIEDAAQTAEYQDVLQQEADLTAGHGVLRVSGLISVSAPRLDELEAAVAAIEQASIQASCETRRLVGQQAVAFTAAALPLCRTV, encoded by the coding sequence ATGCCCACGGCGACGGAACGAAAGACGCCCGGTAGCGAGCTGACGCCGATGAAGTTCAGCCGGCTCACCCGCCGCGGGGTACTGCTCGGCCTCTCCGTCTCTCAACTCATCACCCTCGGCATCGGTGGACTGGCGCTGCTAGCCGCGTTCTACGGCGGCGCCGGGATGCTGCTGGCCTACACCGCCCCGATCTGGCTGCTCGCCGTGGTGCTGACCTGGGTGTCCATCGCCGGGCGGCCGATGGTCGAGTGGCTCCCGGTCGCCTGCTGGTGGCTGTGGCGCTCGACCGGCGGGCAACTGCTCTACCGGCGTCGGATCGTCAAGCCTCGACCGGCCGGGAGTCTCGCGTTGCCAGGCGACATGGCCCGGCTGCGGGAGCACCTGGACCGCGAGACCGGGGCGTGCATGATCCACGACCCCCGCCAGGCGACCTTGACGGTCGTGACGGAAGTGACCCATCCGGCATTCATCTTGCTGGACCCCGGAGAACAGGAGCGCCGCGTCACCTCATGGGGACGGGTGCTCGCCACGGTCTGCCGCTCCGGGAGGATCGCGACCCTGCAAGTGCTCGAACGGACCCTGCCGGACTCAGGTAGTGGGCTGGCCGAATGGTGGGCCGAGCACGGCACCGACGACGGCTCCTGGGCCGCGACCACCTACCGTGAGCTGATCGAGCGGGCCGGCCCCGCCGGGGAACGGCACGCCACGACCGTCAGCCTCTCGCTGGACATGAAGGTCGCGGGTCGGCAGATCAGGACCGCCGGCGGCGGTATCCGCGGTGCCGCCGCGGTGCTCCGGCAGGAGATGGCGACTCTGGTCGCCGCGCTGCGGTCTGCGGACTTGACCCCTTCGGGGTGGCTCGGTCCCGGTCAGGTCGCGGTGATCTTGCGCTCGGCGTATGACCCGGCCGTGGCCGCCACCTTGGAGCGGCACGGGCGGCTCGGGCAGGAGCTTGCCGCAGCCGGCCCGGTCGCGGTCACCGAGACCTGGGGCAACCTGCGCACCGATTCCGCGTGGCACACCGTGCTGTGGGTCTCCGAATGGCCTCGCAGCCTCGTTTATCCGGGGTTCCTCGCGCCGGTGCTGCTGTCGACCGGCATCCAACGGTCGGTGTCGCTGATCTACACGCCTATGCGCTCGGACCAGGCGGCCCGTGACATCCGTAAGAAGAAGGTCGAGCACATCTCGGATGCGGCCCAGCGCGCCCGGATCGGGCAGATCGAGGACGCCGCGCAGACCGCGGAATACCAGGACGTGCTGCAACAGGAAGCCGACCTGACCGCCGGCCACGGCGTGCTGCGCGTCTCCGGCCTCATCTCCGTCTCCGCCCCCCGCCTCGACGAGCTGGAAGCCGCGGTCGCCGCGATCGAACAAGCCTCGATCCAAGCCTCCTGCGAGACCCGAAGGCTCGTCGGCCAGCAAGCGGTCGCGTTCACGGCGGCCGCGCTGCCGCTGTGCCGCACGGTGTGA